The segment GGAGCCGCGGGCTGCCGGGGGGTGGCGAAACGACAGCGTCGTGAGGAGGCCGATGCGACCCCCGTCGTGCCTTGTGCCCACCTCGATCAACGGCTATTTCAAGTACATCAACACCATGATTTCCGTCGTGGTGTTCGTGGTGGGCCTGGTCGGCAACGCCACCCTGCTGAGGATTATATACCACAACAAGTGCATGAGGAACGGGCCAAACGCCCTCATCGCCAGCCTGGCCTTGGGGGACCTCCTCTACATAATCACGGGGATACCCATCAATGTGTACAAGGTACGACTCCCGCTCTGGTGACGCATGCCTTCGTCACCGTTCTCGACCCAGTTTTCTGAAAAGCCCAGCTGCAGAGTGACAGGTCTCTGTGGCAACAGTGGAGGCCATATGCGGAGATACGGTGGAATATATAACAgatagggaggaggggggggggggggggggggggagcgtgcaAACGGTAATCAGTCGGACGCCGTTATCGTCCTCGCGCGGGCAGATGAGTGATGAGAGGAGCGGGGAAACGGCCGGCTTAAACAAACACTTGAATCAGGCCGGAGTCACACATGCCGGTGGCCCGGCGTTGACCCCCGGGGGACATTAGTCACTGACCCGTATCCATCcaagaggttgttttttttaaagtaacctGTGTTACCCAAGTGATGAATCACTTTTTGAGTTTTGAACTCAGGCCCTCATTAAAGCCCCATCTATTATGGTTTATACAAATAAAAGCGAGATCAGTTTGATTGatgcttttgtttaaaaaaaaagaaaaagcaatgtTTTTACCCCTCCACAGTTAAAttcctgtttctgttttttttcagcattacAGTTGtctataattattattatcaaagtttttcaaagaggagcagctggttGCAATTTCATGGATTTTTGGTGACTCAATTACGCCTTTGGAATAATGAAGCGTTGATAATGTCTCTAAACAGTCTCAAAAATGATGGCAAAATGGAATCATCATGAGAAGTGGGACGCCATTTTACAAGAGAGAAATAGGGAAGCCACCTGGTTAGAATTAACCCGGGattatgggggggggagagaaacatGTGCCGAAGggaaacagcacaaacaaaGGCAGAGCCACGTCGACAGCGTGGAAACCCCTTTGTTCGCTTCCCCGTGGGCCGCGACGGCGTTTCCAGAAGCAATCCGCTAAACCAGAAAGCTCCGTTGAAGTCCTCCTTTAAGGCCTCGGCTTACACGAAGCGACGGAGCCTGGCCCTGACTTCGTTCTCTCGGAGGAAGTAATATCGAAAGAAGTTGTGTGAAAAAATGAGTTCAAAAGATCAACAGCGTGTTTTCAGAGGCAATATGTCTTATTTTTATCAGCCGATGAGCTCCATCCGGTCCTTGTCAGAATGAACCCGGTCTGACGTTAAGATGGCGCTGAACGGCCTTTGATGTGCCTCGTTCTGCACCGAATTTTCCTTAAATAGATATTACTGCTCGCATGAACCCAAAGTGAGACTGAAAAGGACTTTATCAGACAGATTGCTGTATTGAAAGAATTTACCCTCAAATGATACCAGTGTGAACGTTGAGAGGCGCCTGCTGTGATCTATCCGGTGCTCACGTGTCATCAcgcgctcttcttcttcttcttcttcttccaccagCTCCTGGCGTCACGCTGGCCTTTCGACGCCAGCATGTTCGGCCTGTTTCTGTGCAAGATGGTGCCCTTCCTGCAGAAAGCGTCCGTGGGCATCACGGTTCTCAACCTGTGTGCCCTCAGCGTGGACAGGTCAGTGCTCCTTCATTACGGACCCGTCAGGAGCTTTGACGCCTGAACTTAATAAGCACTTTATTGGTATTTTGTCAACATTGTGGGGATTTCTTTAAATATGAGTTTTACACAGCCGTCTTTCTCGGAGATGATGTGCTTTTGAAATTGTCATTAAGgtggttttatttgtgttttcatcattcCGTAGAGACTTTCCTCTAACCAGTCTGAGAGAAATGTCTcagatatttttctttcattgctgAAAAAACAGATACTATTGCACATTTGAACGTTTTTGTGAGGCAATAAAATCATTGGAgaacaaaatgaaaccaaacaaTTTGGACAACGTCAATGAATGCATCTTTTGCTCCGCTGCTCTGGATCGGTTTGTCacagttgttttcttttaatagcTTTTCTGTTATTATTACGCGATGCAGAGATTTTTTATTACAATTCCAATTTAATGAAACAAAGACTCAGTTGGCAGGGATGAACAAACCctttcgcgggggggggggggggcaaaggtcaaCACTGACCCGAGCATTGGCACTGCAGAGTCATTCATCCCCTTCCTCTTCtatttgtttcctctgcagtgaAAGCTCTTCTTTGAGATGCTCTCCACTCATTCAGTGGAATTGTCGCAGTCACGTATTTCATACGCAACATTATGTGTGTGATATATGCACTGCAGTTATATATAAAGCTAACATGAAAAGCATTACCTTAATGGCAAGTATACAGCCAACTCCCTTTTTTACACTGCTATTACTACCTTAATAGAAATTCCCCCGATGAATAAATGATGACCATGAAGTGCTGTAGCCGTCATCTCACTTTGTGCACCAGGCCAAACTTCAGCGAGACAACAGGAGGACCAGTTAATTAGTTAATGAGCTCTTTTATAAGAAAAAGACTGCAGGGTTGTACGGTAGCGTTGAAGagcagacgtgtgtgtgcgcgtgtgtttgtttgtgcgtatTAAGTACCAGAGTCTCTTTTGTATCTTATTCAATGtcgggaggaagagaaaagggtAGATACATTACCACTTAGTGAAATATAAATGCTGCCACGTTGTTCGACAGAGAAATTCAAATGTGTcatgaaaaatatattgttttttgcCATAAAATCTTGATGCAGGATTTTACTAAAACATTTTCGACAAGTGGTTTCCattaatgaaacaaacaagcaaacaagtGTTCAGTGTGGGTGGGAAAGAAAAGCCGGGTAGACAGACCTCTCTGCCAACGCGGGCCAGTCTGTTTGGAagcttcacacaaaaaaaatataaatattagatATTGAAAATAAACAATTGATCATCTCGCCTCATTAATTGTTCACATTTTGATATTGTGTGCTGACTGAGCAGTTTGTTGTGCTTGGTGCGCTGCCATGCATAAAAGGGGGAAACGCTGTTAGCTTAGTCAGTCGGGAGAGAACAAGCAAATGATGACTTAAATGGCTCCTGTTTAACGATGAAAAGGGACCACGTTTCAATTCATTCAGAAGAAATAAGCTGACATACCTCCAATAATCACAATTTGTTTCTCGTATCCATTTATTAAGTAGgtcttctccaccccccccccgtttgagcTGTCTGTGCGTGTGGCCCTCGCAGGTACAGGGCCGTGGCGTCCTGGAGCCGAGTGCAGGGGGTGGGCATCCCTCTGTTCACGCTCATGGAGATCGTGTCCATCTGGTTGCTGTCCCTCTTCCTGGCCGTGCCGGAGGCCATCGGTTTCGACATCATCACCTTCAACCACAGGAACGAAACCATGCGCACCTGCATGCTTAACCCCCACGGCGGCTTCATGCTGGtacgccgccgccgcgccgcaCTTATCGTCGGTGGATAACAACAATCGCCGCTCGGTGCTTTTTTGGTGTTTTGCTTGTACTCAGGCCAGGATGTGCTGTTTAGGACATTGTGTCAGGGGCACTCGTTGGAATGGaagttggatttttttgttgttgtactaAATAGACAAAACGTCACTGGACAAAGGAGATAGGAAAGCCGCTCGCGGTGAAACTCACACAAAGTGAAAATGCAATTTTCAGCCTAAGCTCAAAGAGGGTTTGTTTGAGTCCGAGATTTAGTTTTCAATGGGATGACATATATCATCTAAGACAATTAGAATCAACTCACCACTCATAACTTACTCAACCAAAAGCCCCTTCTGAGCCAGAATGTGAGTATTTGATACCCAAAAGAATACAAGTGGAGTATCACACAATATGCCCCGTGGACGTCCTCTCTGCGTGGAATCCTGGGGCCTTGCATCGTACACACATAATTGACTGCAGGCCCAGTGAAAATACTGAGAACTGAAATCTGGGGCCTCAAGCTAAGCCACATGTGGGTCCATTCATTCCATATGTACATAATTGAAGTAATCTTAACAGAATCATCTAAGCTATGAAAATCTTCATTTCTCTGAATTTTGTTCCGTGGGTACATAAAGGCCAAGGTTTAGAGgatgcaaaaacgtaaacgtaaatcttgtttttgttcaacttaactttagcttcaataaaaaaatgaacaaaaagtgGAAACGTTTAAATGTGATCATTTGCTGTGCTCGTTTTCCCGCAGTTCTACAAGGACGCCAAAGACTGGTGGTTGTTCGGCTTCTACTTTTGTGTCCCGCTCACCTGCACCGCTGTGTTCTACACCCTGATGACCTGCGAGATGCTCAACCGCAGGAACGGCAGCCTACGGATCGCCCTCAGTGAGCACCTCAAACAGGTTGGACAATAAATGTAACATATCCTCAGACACGTAGCCATCTCTTGTTTAATActtgctttcccccccccccccccccccccgtgcagaggagggaggtggcCAGGGCCGTTTTCTGTCTCGTCCTCATCTTTGCCCTCTGCTGGTTCCCGATGCACCTCAGCAGGATCCTTAAGGCGATGGTGTACAATCAGAATGATAACAAGCGCTGTGACCTGTTCAAGTGAGTTTTGGTGGAACAAACTCTgtgacacacgcgcacaaaacatgcaaaaacacatgACGCAGCGCTCTATTGTGATATCGAATGTCTTTTTGGTGGGTTGAGAAAACGTTTCGCCCCAATGgccttccaaaaaaaagaactaagaaGACTAATTATAAcaaattctttcttttttgggggggtgtatTCAGTTTCCTGTTGGTCCTGGATTACCTGAGTATCAACCTTGTAACAATCAACTCCTGCATAAACCCCATTATCCTCTACTTCGTCAGCAAAAAGTTTAAGAACTGCTTCAAGGTACAGTACTCTCCTGCAACAGATGGGTAGGAATGTCTGTTACACACTCATTTATCTCgttcacacacacggacacacacacacacacacacacaaacagatttaTTCTGGCCAGTAAAGCAAACAGTGAACTTGAGCCTTTTGTCCATGACACAGATGCTTGAGCAACATGTGAAAGTAGACTGATGATTTATGTATTCTCTTTGTTGGGCTGAGGTCACATGTTGCAAATGTCAAACAAACCCGGGCCGGAGATAAACCATGTCTCAAGTTTGCACATTATAGGATTTGTCCAACCGCAGAGCTTGGAAACGTCGAGCTTTGCTAGTTACTGCTCTGGATAAAAAAGTATTTCGGCATAAAAGAGATTTTTGAAATTTGATTAATAAGAAACAATAAGTTTTAGTGCTTTAAGAATTTGCTTTCCTTTAGATCGCTGTTTTCCCCTTTTATTAAATCATTTCTTAaacttttcttttgattttttccagtcgtgtttgtgctgctggtgTTATTCCGACAACCAGCTGAGCAGCATCGGACCCATGAACGGTACAAGCATCCAGTGTAAAAGCCCCGAGCCTAACAACGTCCACGCTGATCGCAGCATCAGGAAAGACAGCGACTGATCGCCCCCAACTCATCTCATCTCTTTTTTCAAGCACTTCCATATAtccagcagcttttttttaattctttttttttttttacatacaacAAATGCACACCCTAGAAAGAGTATAGGTCACAAAGTAGCCCAACCTTCGGACCACTAAAGCAACAAATGAGCCTGGCAGGGATGCAGTAGGAGCTGGAGATAAAAGGAAACTAATGACGGATTCGATTTGGCGCACAATGCTCTGAAGCctctctggtggggggggggggggggggaggaaaactTCCTATGACAAACCCCCTGTATTCCCACACCCACGGACAGTGACGCCGTAGcgtgagagaaggagggggagaagcAGAGCGAGGACTCTTTGCAGGATGCAGCTGAACGGTGACTAAAAACGACTCTCCATCAAAAGGCGAAGCGCTCTGTTCCTGTAAAGGGCAGCACCACCGGGAAGGATGCACAAAGCTGCAGGAAGGGAAAAAGGCCACTGCGCGCTGTCACGGGGAATGACGGGAACACGAGGTTGCGCTGTCCCCACGAGCTCGCTACTCAttgacgggtgggggggggggaacaggaagGCATGTTACACGACTAGAACAGAAATGAACCTTCCATCGAACATGCAAGCAGTTGCGAAGCCTCTcatctcactcactcacactcatTATTCATGGAGCTACTTTGTGGTATAATTAGAAGAGAGTTTTGAAGTTCATTCGCTTTGCCGCTacgtgagaaagaaaaaaaacgtctctGACAAAtcaggaaaaaagggaaacttaATCTTTGGAGAAAGATGcatcctttttaaaaaacagacatACACTATTTCTGTTTAGAGAAACATTGATTCACAGACATTTTAACTGTGAGTtaatccaaaaataaaacatttccgcACCGAATAATTTCTGGTGTCAGAATTAGCCAAAATTACCGTCAAGCCGAGTAGAGGGTTGCAGGTTTTTGAAGCGGACAAGGTGCCACTCTGTACTTTGAAGGAACATGCCAAGAAATTGATGAATACGAGGCAATGCGTTGTGACAGGTTTGATATCAGTGTGGATCAAATGGACAGGAATCAGACAGGAATGGGTGGGAATTTGCTTTTCTCCACACACTGTGAAATTTTAACAAATATACTCAACAATACTTGTGACTTTTATGCCTGTATAACCAACggaatatatatgtgtgtatatatatatatgtatatgtatagtGTCCACTTTTATAAAGTGTTATGTTGAagtaataaaaagtattttacgCAGACAACATTACCTGTGTAATAACATAGGACAATTATTAAAGGCTGTAGAGTTTTTAAGGGTGGTGGAAGACGTTCCAAATATTAAAGGCCACACAGCCACAGGATTTGCTTTGTTTAGCGTGTCTACGGGAGAAAAGGGAAACTGTACTGTTATtagaatttgtgttttttttacatcttcttCTGGTTCCAAAGTTAGCTTCCCACGTGGAAGACAAGTCACAGCAGAAGCTTTGCTCGGAGCGCCGGTTGGCGTCGTCATGACGACATACCGCACCGAGAGCTGGCCCGCTGCATTCCTTCAGACGGAAACGAGGGTGAAACAAAACCATTTGGTCAAGCGCGTCGCGCACGTCACGCGGCACCTGGCTTCTATTGAAAATGACTCGTAGCCTGATGCTGTGTCGCTCGTAAAGGGGACTCGAGCATAACTCCAGCCGAGGAAGTGAGAAAGGTCACACTATTGTTTTCATGTCCAAATCATATTCCACTACCACAAACTTTACTGCCTTATACTATTTGATATGCAAATATatgtaaacgtgtgtgtgtgtgtgtgtgtgtgaggtggcatgagtgtgtgtgttaatgcgagTGCTGTGTGTACAAGTACTTGCACTTCTTTAGCTGGAGTATTTTGCACATGTGTACAATAGTAGAGGGCATGACTGTATGctactttcttttttgttttaccacTTTCCTTTGGAGCAATTCATTGTAATCTTTAGAAAAAGGAATTCATACGACGTTTGTTGTCATTCATGCTGCTGCTTGAACCAATAAATCCATTTCCATCCCCACTGTGTGGAACAAGGAGGTTTATTTGCCCAAAACTGGTTTCCCCGGGaagtcaagggggggggggcccccttctgtttttcatttgcGTCTGTGAGAAAGAGGCGTCTGGGAGTGATTTGAAGAACACTGTGACCTGCTCGGCAACTGAGCCCTCAGGGTTGCTAATGTCAGCAGAGAGGATGTGAACAGCTCGGACGCTGGGAATTTGATACGTAAGACTTTTCATCTGTGGTTACTGAGAGGGTTTAAGAAAGGGAGTTCGACCATTAAATGATCCGTGTGTTAGTCATGTCAGCTTTGATGTGGAAAAAGTAtgcttcatatatatatatatatatcctaatCAAAATCATAAAGGTCGAAAAACTAATACAAATGTTCGGTTTGAGTGGAAACACgtcatttgtttatttggtatgtttttcttttggtgtAGAGACATTTTAATAGTTCTTTCCCTTTGCCGTGGGCGAAGGTGTCGTGGACCCACGATTACGCTCTCTAACCTCTGAAAAAGAGGCCTCGTCCCGTGCAGAAAGTTGAAAAACATCCAAGTCAAGCAAAAGATTGTAGAAGCTGTGACTTTATCGGACATTggcctttcatttgttttagtggTTGGGTGATAAGTCTCTGCCAGGTCGTGAACTTGATGAAACTGCTCCATATTCCACATATGAAATAATCCCACAATCAGGTTGCAATAACCCCCGAACAAATACAGAATTGCTCAAAACATTGTTTGCTAGGGCACAGAGTTTGGGTTGAATGAattgcaggagaaaaaaaaacagaatgttaGGATGAAACCTGTAGGAACATATTCATGCTTTTCTGGGAAATTAgacacagggggaaaaaaagagagtttgAGAGAAAAATGGGCCTATTTAGCTTAGTGGTATTTGGTGGGAACCTTATTTCTTGCCAACAGTGAATTGAATAAAACTCAAAAACAAATACCAAAGGATCACAGAGGTCAAAAGCGCCTCCCTGTGCAAAGCTTCTTCAGATTTGACAGCTTATACAGACATGTTCTCAAGACCGGGGCCCCATATGCTCCAGGTTCACTGTGTGTAAACTGGTTTGTGCTTAATTGATTTACACTTAAAACACCAAAGTACCTCAAAGTATCTCTTGAGGCCCCGTCTTAATTAGTGGCTTTGTGTGAAAATAACAAAGTAAAGTCCATTAAGTAACATTTTGCGTTCATTTTGTCAGCGCCTGTCCGAGCGTGGCACcaaaacaccaaaaccaaaTGGATAAACGCCACAAAAAAGGGTGAACAATAGCTTTTGAACATGAATTAAAGAGGAATAAATTCCATTTAAAGTCATACAAATGCTGTAAATACATAAGAACTGCAGCCCTTATACCGCTTCTTTGACTCCATCCAACTCCTCCTTAAGTTGTTTTTCTGGAACagttgaactgaactgaacagcCTCAGTGAGAATGAACATTTCCTGACGCAAAGGCCTACGGCAGAcatattaatttaatttaaataagtCATTGTTGAACAATGGCGGCCTTGTGTATTCCTCTGACAAAGGAGGTGCACTTTGGATGACACGCTACATCTCAGGAGTCAGTGCTTCTCCTCCTTTGTTGCGCATTGATTCCTCAGACCTATCCTTCTGCtcatcctgtctgtctgtgtgtgtgtgtgtgtgtgtgtgtgtgtgtctcctgcaaGGCACACACTGAGCGATGgcatatcagcctacagtcatGGCTGTGATTCAGTGAGACATAACGGACGCCACATCCGCTATGCTGGGATCTGTTTTTGGATCTGATCAAACACAGCATATGTTTATCTACCCTGCCCTTACACGGCTTGCACCCTGTATGCCGCTTTGCATGGCAATCCCTCCGAGCTATCCGCCATGGCGCTCGCTTGCACGACTCGTGGCAAAAAACCCATTTCTAATTCATAAAAGCCAAAAGGATCGATTCAAAATTCATGAACAATCTGTCCTGCTACAACCAGTGATTTCTGTGACTGTGGGGCAGTGGAGACGTGCAGCGGCGGAGACGAAAGTTCTGCCTCCCCTCATTCGACACTTGGACACAAAAGCACAAATGGATTGAAGCGTGTGCACGAGAACAGAAGGTGCTAAGGAGGTTCTGGTGGATATTTtcatattgttttgttattgtagattgaaaagaatatataatataagcttgagacaaaaacagaaaattggAGTTCTTTAAAAGAGGGGAAGTTGAAAACAAATATGataatgttctgtttaaaaCTTATAACCGGCTTTAATAGGAGATACATGCAATGATAAAATGGAATGTAACAAATGGGTAAATTTGCATTATTATGCTGGCTCTAacaggcctctctctctctctgaagactGTGGTGTGTCACATGACGATTATAGTTCgaaataattcaattaaagATCGCTGATTTCAATTTAGCTCCTTTTGTGTCGGGATGCTGAACCCTTTTTTGACTCACTTTCACGGCTTACTGGGagattggaaaagaaaaaaagccattgtAAATGTTATTAGTAACACCTGTGCCAAAATGGTTGCTGTGGGGAAGGACTGAATGGATACAGTTTTAGTCTAAATGTATTGTATAACTGATTGCACAACACATAATATCCAGTTGTTACCATAATGTTCATCATACATTTCAACTATTAACAAAAGTTTTTTACTTATCTAATGAGTTATCCGCACTGACATCTGTGACCAGTCTGAGTCTACAACAATGGATTGTAAGATTGTAGGTCTATTATCCTGGAAATCGTTAAATCACATTGCCATCTGCTGGCGAAAGAAAAGATCATGTGACCAACAACATTTCTGCGCAACCAAACCAGAGCTGCTGAAAGAGAGAGTCGCGTCAACGGTTCAAAAGGCGTGCTCCTCGCGTGATTCAGAAGTCCCCAGACTTggggatttttttgggggggggggcaatttgaATGCATACCTAACAGCCAGAGTCACCAGCCTTGTTGAAATACAGTATGTTAGTGCAAGTGTCCTTGTTTAGAGGAAAAGAAGTATGCTCTGTTATGCaaacaaaaattaaataaaaaggtccGCAGCGATGACGGGACTCATATTAAATGGTTCCGAACCACACAAGGAAGGAAAATCCTCTTCATCAATTGGCTAGTTCCCTCgattcaaccaatcagattaTGGATTGTAGGCGTTACCACATCTGACGCATAAACCAGGAAGTACACACTCCACAGCGATTACTTTTTTTGGAAACTTTTACGATCGTAAACCTTCAAAAATACTGTTATGTGTCGTTTCATCTAAAGAGGTGGAAGATTTATATGAGGGGAGTTTTCCTTCATTGAAGTAGACATTTATTTACTTCCGATGGTTTAGACAGGAATATCTGCTTCGTTTGTTTACATGGGGAACAAAAACCGAGTAGCTAACATTAGCCACCTAGCTTCATTAAATCGAGTCATATGAGCTCGTAATTTTCCAGCGGCTACTTCCCCAGGGATGTAACTTGGCGTTAGAGAAGGAGACAACGCGGCCGTCCACTGGACACGGTCTGTCCCGGGTCATTTAAACAATGCGGAGCTAACGTTAAAGGTCATCTCTCGTGGTCACCGGAACCTGCGGCTAGTTCACGATGCCTTGCTCCTGTGGGAACTGGAGACGATGGATCCGGCCGCTGGTCGTCGTGCTTTATATTTTGTTGCTGCTAGTCGTTCTGCCTCTGTGCATATGGGACATGCAAAAGTCAGGGGTCAGTTCTAAACATGAATAGATACATGCTAATGAGTTTATGGGGCAAAAGCTCCACTTTGCTTGCCTTCCTTTAGTATTTACTGTTTGCATTGAAGTGCTTAGATATGATGCTTTGGTCAGAAATCTTTATCAAATCATTGGAGTCTCTCGTTAGCCCCAAGAAAATCATTACCAAGATCACATCATTATATATGTAGATCTATTTTTAGATAATAGATAATTGAAGTCCAGTATAATCTCTATTTCAGTTTGAAATAGTCATACGGCTCTGGCAGATTATTTCACACTCTGGAAATGTATATTTTACTTCATTTTAATACTTTCCctttaaatgtgtgtaaaagttgtggttctttttcatttgagtaAAGAATCTGACGTGTTTTACCCTTAACTTACTATTGGATGTAGAAAAGTTTCTCCTAGTCTGGTGAAATAATACGACGCGTTTTTTTCCAGTGTTGACGGTTTGTCTCCGTTTAATACCAGGTTGGCATTCATAATAAAGCATGGTTCATCGCTGGGATATTTGTGTTCATGACCATGCCCATATCGTTATGGGGCATCCTGCAGCACCTGGTTCACTACACTCAGCCAGAGCTTCAGAAGCCCATCATCAGGTAACGGATCCATCAAATCACGAGCTCTGTGAACAACACGTCTGAACGTGCTTTctgattgtttgtgtgtttgcatcttttttttaggATATTATGGATGGTCCCAATCTACAGCTTGGACAGTGTGAGTTGTGTGTAATCTAATCAATGTCGTAGTGCGACACAGAGTAATCCAGCATAGATTGCCATATGTGTCCAGAATAACCAATTTCACATTCCCTTGTGATGTTACCTTTAGGAGAAtagatgcttttaaaaaaaaaagttatttaccCTCACGTCCTGCTCCTCTTTTGATATCTTCCAGTGGATTGCGTTAAAATACCCACGGATAGCCATTTACGTGGACACATGCAGAGAGTGCTACGAGGCCTATGTCATCTACAACTTCATGACCTTCTTGCTGAACTACCTGGAGAATCAGTACCCCAGCTTGGTGTCGATGCTGGAGTCccaggagcagcagaga is part of the Pungitius pungitius chromosome 9, fPunPun2.1, whole genome shotgun sequence genome and harbors:
- the ednraa gene encoding endothelin receptor type Aa isoform X1 encodes the protein MKRPVGTVSESAKSKRSTCSIMGNPAVHVLVLMACMAARGMCQINRAEAGEDSLPGSLVHSTLQPTAFYSTAGAGPGAPEAEPRAAGGWRNDSVVRRPMRPPSCLVPTSINGYFKYINTMISVVVFVVGLVGNATLLRIIYHNKCMRNGPNALIASLALGDLLYIITGIPINVYKLLASRWPFDASMFGLFLCKMVPFLQKASVGITVLNLCALSVDRYRAVASWSRVQGVGIPLFTLMEIVSIWLLSLFLAVPEAIGFDIITFNHRNETMRTCMLNPHGGFMLFYKDAKDWWLFGFYFCVPLTCTAVFYTLMTCEMLNRRNGSLRIALSEHLKQRREVARAVFCLVLIFALCWFPMHLSRILKAMVYNQNDNKRCDLFNFLLVLDYLSINLVTINSCINPIILYFVSKKFKNCFKSCLCCWCYSDNQLSSIGPMNGTSIQCKSPEPNNVHADRSIRKDSD
- the ednraa gene encoding endothelin receptor type Aa isoform X2; this encodes MGNPAVHVLVLMACMAARGMCQINRAEAGEDSLPGSLVHSTLQPTAFYSTAGAGPGAPEAEPRAAGGWRNDSVVRRPMRPPSCLVPTSINGYFKYINTMISVVVFVVGLVGNATLLRIIYHNKCMRNGPNALIASLALGDLLYIITGIPINVYKLLASRWPFDASMFGLFLCKMVPFLQKASVGITVLNLCALSVDRYRAVASWSRVQGVGIPLFTLMEIVSIWLLSLFLAVPEAIGFDIITFNHRNETMRTCMLNPHGGFMLFYKDAKDWWLFGFYFCVPLTCTAVFYTLMTCEMLNRRNGSLRIALSEHLKQRREVARAVFCLVLIFALCWFPMHLSRILKAMVYNQNDNKRCDLFNFLLVLDYLSINLVTINSCINPIILYFVSKKFKNCFKSCLCCWCYSDNQLSSIGPMNGTSIQCKSPEPNNVHADRSIRKDSD